Proteins from a single region of Tachysurus vachellii isolate PV-2020 chromosome 15, HZAU_Pvac_v1, whole genome shotgun sequence:
- the ppm1na gene encoding protein phosphatase, Mg2+/Mn2+ dependent, 1Na (putative) isoform X1, producing the protein MRTARRASTVEVPSFLRQLVRETEKMVTFFFKGGQVEQQAEDDSDSEDDNDDVEEIPSPYLERPVLQKHTAEGESKWGVSYALASMQGWRAQMEDAHTCMPEMTEGLLDWSYFAVFDGHAGNTVAQYCSTHLLDHILATGGIAAEENVEQVKDSIRDGFLGIDRHMYQLARTSGWDRSGSTAAAVMISPRNIYFINCGDSRTFLCRNGQVVFYTEDHKPCNPREKERIQNAGGSVTLQRVNGSLAVSRALGDFTFKEVEWRTQTEQLVSPEPEVYDLERSPSDEFLVVACDGVWDAISNEELCAFVHNRLSVCDDLREVCSQVIDLCLYKGSLDNMSIIIICFSGSPQVTREALQREAELEQLVDCKVKEIIEVIRSQNEEPDLLHLMKFLATENIPGLPPGGGITSKRDCIIAAYQKYSAAFRTVQDRADIGGSEDSN; encoded by the exons ATGAGGACGGCAAGGCGAGCTAGCACCGTGGAGGTTCCCTCCTTCCTGCGACAGCTGGTGAGGGAGACTGAAAAGATGGTCACTTTCTTTTTCAAGGGAGGCCAGGTGGAACAACAAGCAGAAGACGATTCAGACTCTgaagatgataatgatgatgtggAGGAGATACCCAGCCCTTATCTGGAGAGGCCAGTGCTACAGAAACATACTGCTGAGGGTGAGTCTAAGTGGGGCGTTAGCTATGCCCTAGCTAGCATGCAGGGATGGCGTGCACAAATGGAGGATGCCCACACATGCATGCCTGAGATGACTGAGGGCTTGCTGGATTGGAGTTACTTCGCTGTGTTTGATGGGCACGCTGGAAACACTGTGGCTCAGTATTGCTCTACACATCTGCTTGATCACATCCTTGCGACAG GTGGCATAGCTGCAGAGGAAAATGTGGAGCAAGTGAAAGACAGCATCCGAGATGGGTTCCTAGGCATTGACCGCCACATGTATCAACTTGCCCGCACCAGTGGCTGGGACCGCAGTGGCTCCACGGCAGCAGCCGTCATGATCTCTCCAAGAAACATTTACTTTATCAATTGTGGTGACTCCCGTACCTTTCTGTGTCGCAATGGCCAGGTGGTCTTCTACACGGAGGACCACAAGCCCTGTAACCCACGGGAGAAGGAACGCATACAGAATGCAGGGGGCTCAGTCACGCTGCAGAGAGTCAACGGCTCCCTGGCTGTGTCCCGCGCCCTAGGAGATTTCACCTTTAAGGAAGTGGAATGGAGGACACAGACAGAGCAGCTGGTGTCCCCCGAACCTGAGGTCTATGATCTGGAGCGCTCCCCTAGCGATGAATTCCTAGTGGTGGCTTGTGATGGAGTTTGGGATGCCATCAGTAATGAAGAGCTGTGTGCTTTTGTGCACAACCGGCTttcagtctgtgatgatttgagGGAAGTCTGTTCACAGGTCATTGACCTCTGCCTCTATaag GGAAGTTTGGACAACatgagcatcatcatcatctgcttCAGTGGCTCACCTCAAGTGACACGTGAAGCACTGCAACGGGAAGCAGAGCTGGAACAACTCGTAGATTGTAAAGTAAAAG AAATCATTGAAGTGATCAGGAGTCAAAATGAGGAGCCTGATCTGCTTCATCTGATGAAGTTTCTGGCAACTGAAAACATCCCTGGACTTCCACCGGGAGGCGGCATCACAAGCAA GAGAGACTGCATAATTGCTGCATACCAGAAATATTCAGCAGCTTTCAGGACTGTTCAGGACCGAGCG GATATTGGTGGCTCAGAGGATTCTAACTAA
- the si:dkey-202g17.3 gene encoding amino acid transporter heavy chain SLC3A2, whose translation MPLKVEAGSVYGRMIGPSLAVSLGASEALPLLIPEDEPEQNYLKPLTRAELEAAAGGPGWKKFRSRLVLLFWLSWLTILGIAITVIVQSPRPVAHRLPWWQKELFYRLQPALFMDAESGAIIRVSERLPYLKSLGVGVIILEGLFKSDISVLNLTQIEQRLGTLPEFHQFITNSHAAGMRVILDLCNYKAEMISNASDYVQDSLRYWLEQGVSGFEICNVGTTFTEKTLQMWKEVVKEFNTDGNERITMVREISDSVPGLNISESAINSSTFELVSKFLIPPSSHPLSASEIAEEMESMLKNLHGERPSWRVDGPVSWNLQKIVMVLMMTLPGTPVIRYGDEISQAPSPHHPTHSTALFRSLSRTRFHEEALLYGTFTFLTFNTTSLSFGSTNSTNSTATSPMAYLRSWGCIHFLVLFNLGSESHALDYNWTLNVPESGMFVTSTGLNRVGPVTLQSITLQPYEAIVIKLFETDPDF comes from the exons ATGCCATTAAAGGTAGAGGCTGGTTCGGTCTATGGACGCATGATTGGCCCCAGCCTGGCAGTCAGTCTGGGGGCTTCAGAGGCACTTCCTCTTCTCATCCCAGAAGATGAGCCAGAGCAGAACTATTTGAAGCCACTGACCAGAGCAGAGCTGGAGGCAGCAGCTGGAGGACCAGGCTGGAAGAAGTTCCGCTCTCGCCTGGTTCTTCTCTTCTGGCTAAGTTGGCTGACCATATTGGGTATTGCTATCACCGTGATTGTACAGAGCCCACGGCCTGTAGCTCATCGCCTGCCCTGGTGGCAGAAGGAGCTTTTCTACCGCTTACAGCCTGCCCTGTTCATGGATGCAGAGTCAGGTGCTATAATCA GAGTGTCTGAGAGGCTGCCATACCTTAAGTCTTTAGGAGTTGGAGTTATTATATTGGAGGGATTATTCAAGTCGGATATCTCAGTCTTAAACCTGACTCAGATTGAACAGAGACTTGGAACATTACCTGAGTTCCACCAATTCATCACCAACAGTCATGCAGCag GTATGAGGGTCATTCTAGACCTCTGCAACTACAAGGCAGAGATGATATCAAATGCTTCTGATTATGTCCAG GATTCATTAAGGTACTGGCTTGAGCAAGGTGTGTCAGGATTTGAAATCTGCAATGTAGGCACTACGTTTACTGAGAAG ACACTGCAAATGTGGAAAGAAGTGGTCAAGGAGTTTAACACAGATGGCAATGAAAG gATAACGATGGTGAGGGAAATAAGTGATTCTGTTCCAGGGCTCAATATTTCCGAGTCAGCAATAAACAGCTCTACGTTTGAGTTAGTATCAAAGTTTCTGATTCCTCCATCCTCACATCCATTATCAGCCTCTGAGATAGCTGAAGAAATGGAGTCCATGTTGAAGAACCTCCATGGAGAAAGGCCAAGCTGGAGA GTGGATGGGCCTGTATCCTGGAATCTGCAGAAAATTGTCATGGTTCTGATGATGACCCTGCCTGGAACTCCTGTTATCAGATATGGTGATGAGATCAGTCAAGCTCCA agCCCACATCACCCAACGCATTCCACAGCTCTCTTCCGCTCTCTGAGCCGCACACGTTTTCATGAAGAAGCTCTCCTTTATGGCACCTTCACCTTTCTCACTTTCAATACCACTTCCCTCAGTTTTGGTTCCACAAACTCCACAAACTCCACAGCCACATCACCTATGGCATACCTGCGCTCATGGGGGTGTATTCATTTCCTGGTGCTGTTTAACTTGGGTTCAGAGTCTCATGCGCTAGACTATAACTGGACATTGAATGTTCCTGAAAGTGGAATGTTTGTAACTAGCACAGGTCTGAATCGCGTTGGTCCAGTGACTCTTCAGTCCATAACACTCCAACCTTACGAAGCCATTGTCATTAAGCTGTTTGAGACAGACCCTGATTTCTGA
- the ppm1na gene encoding protein phosphatase, Mg2+/Mn2+ dependent, 1Na (putative) isoform X2 → MQGWRAQMEDAHTCMPEMTEGLLDWSYFAVFDGHAGNTVAQYCSTHLLDHILATGGIAAEENVEQVKDSIRDGFLGIDRHMYQLARTSGWDRSGSTAAAVMISPRNIYFINCGDSRTFLCRNGQVVFYTEDHKPCNPREKERIQNAGGSVTLQRVNGSLAVSRALGDFTFKEVEWRTQTEQLVSPEPEVYDLERSPSDEFLVVACDGVWDAISNEELCAFVHNRLSVCDDLREVCSQVIDLCLYKGSLDNMSIIIICFSGSPQVTREALQREAELEQLVDCKVKEIIEVIRSQNEEPDLLHLMKFLATENIPGLPPGGGITSKRDCIIAAYQKYSAAFRTVQDRADIGGSEDSN, encoded by the exons ATGCAGGGATGGCGTGCACAAATGGAGGATGCCCACACATGCATGCCTGAGATGACTGAGGGCTTGCTGGATTGGAGTTACTTCGCTGTGTTTGATGGGCACGCTGGAAACACTGTGGCTCAGTATTGCTCTACACATCTGCTTGATCACATCCTTGCGACAG GTGGCATAGCTGCAGAGGAAAATGTGGAGCAAGTGAAAGACAGCATCCGAGATGGGTTCCTAGGCATTGACCGCCACATGTATCAACTTGCCCGCACCAGTGGCTGGGACCGCAGTGGCTCCACGGCAGCAGCCGTCATGATCTCTCCAAGAAACATTTACTTTATCAATTGTGGTGACTCCCGTACCTTTCTGTGTCGCAATGGCCAGGTGGTCTTCTACACGGAGGACCACAAGCCCTGTAACCCACGGGAGAAGGAACGCATACAGAATGCAGGGGGCTCAGTCACGCTGCAGAGAGTCAACGGCTCCCTGGCTGTGTCCCGCGCCCTAGGAGATTTCACCTTTAAGGAAGTGGAATGGAGGACACAGACAGAGCAGCTGGTGTCCCCCGAACCTGAGGTCTATGATCTGGAGCGCTCCCCTAGCGATGAATTCCTAGTGGTGGCTTGTGATGGAGTTTGGGATGCCATCAGTAATGAAGAGCTGTGTGCTTTTGTGCACAACCGGCTttcagtctgtgatgatttgagGGAAGTCTGTTCACAGGTCATTGACCTCTGCCTCTATaag GGAAGTTTGGACAACatgagcatcatcatcatctgcttCAGTGGCTCACCTCAAGTGACACGTGAAGCACTGCAACGGGAAGCAGAGCTGGAACAACTCGTAGATTGTAAAGTAAAAG AAATCATTGAAGTGATCAGGAGTCAAAATGAGGAGCCTGATCTGCTTCATCTGATGAAGTTTCTGGCAACTGAAAACATCCCTGGACTTCCACCGGGAGGCGGCATCACAAGCAA GAGAGACTGCATAATTGCTGCATACCAGAAATATTCAGCAGCTTTCAGGACTGTTCAGGACCGAGCG GATATTGGTGGCTCAGAGGATTCTAACTAA